From the genome of Pseudoxanthomonas sp.:
CGTCGACGATCGAAGGCTATGTCAGCGGTGCACTGGGCAGCGTGGCCCAGCAACAGCTGGATCGCGCCGGCAAGCCTGCCACCAGCGCGGGCGGCATCACCATCGTGCAGCGGATGTGGTTCAACGAGGCCGGCAACAGCACCTGGTTCCTGGTGCCCGGGCTGATCGCCCTGGTCATGACGCTGATCGGCGCATTCCTCACCTCGCTGCTGATCGCGCGCGAATGGGAACGCGGCACGCTGGAATCACTGTTCGTCACACCGGTGCGCCCGTTCGAGCTGGTGCTGGCCAAGTTGGCACCCTACGTGGTCATCGGCGCGATCGATCTGGTGATGTGCCTGCTGGCCTCGGCATTCCTGTTCCAGGTGCCCATGCGCGGCTCCCTGCTGCTTGTCGCGCTGGCGTCGCTGCTTTACCTGGTCTTGTCGCTGCTGCTTGGTCTTTTCATTTCCGGCAAAACGCGGAGCCAGTTCGTCGCCAGCCAGGTGTCGCTGCTGTTGAGCTTCATGCCCGCCATGATGCTTTCCGGATTCGTCTTCGACCTGCGCAACACGCCGATGGTCGTCCGCGTCATCAGCCAGGCACTCCCGGCAACGCACTTCATGGGGTTGATCAAGACCTTGTTCCTGGCCGGCAACGACTGGCCGATGGTGTTCGAGAAGTGCGGGATCCTGCTGCTTTACGTGATCGTGCTGGCCTTCGCCACCGCATCCACCCTGCGCAAGCGCCTGGACTGATCCATGAAAGACCTCATCGCCTACCTGGCCCGCATCGGCGCGCTGTGCCGCAAGGAAATCCTCACCCTGGTCAAGGAGCCGCGGACCCGGGCGATCCTGTTCGTCCCGGCGTTGATGCAGGCCTTGCTGTTCGGTTACGGCGCCACCTACGACCTCAAACATGCACCTTACGCGGCGCTGGACCTGAGCCATGGCAGCGCCGCCTCGGAGATCCTGGCCCGGCTCGACGGCACCGGCGTGTTCGAGCGCAAGGCCAACCTGACCTCCTCTTCCCAGATCGCCGAAGCCATCGATTCGGGCCAGGCGCTGATGGTGCTGACGTTTCCCTCCGATTTCGAACAACGCCTGGCGGCCGGCCAGCAGGCACCCATCCAGCTGATCCTGGACGGGCGGAACTCATCCACCGCCGGCTCGGCATCGGGCTATGTCGGGTCCATCGTCAACAGCTACAGCCAGTCCTTGCCGGGCGGTGGCAGCGGCATCACGGTCGTGCGCCGTGCCTGGTACAACCCGAACCTCGAGTCGCGCTGGCAGCTCATGCCCGCCCTGATCGCCGCGTTGAGCATGCTCCAGACCTTGCTGATTGCCGCGCTTTCGGTGGCGCGCGAACGCGAGCAGGGAACCTTCGACCAACTGCTGGTCACGCCGCTGACGCCCATGCAGATCCTGATCGGCAAGGCCGTGCCGTCGATTACGGTCGGACTGATCCAGTCGACGATCATCCTGCTGATCATCCGCTTCTGGTTCCAGATCCCCATGAATGGCAGCTATGGCCTGCTGTACCTGGGCCTGGTGACCTTCACCATTGCGGCGGTTGGACTGGGGCTGTCGATCTCGGCCCTGGCCGTGAACATGCAGCAGGCCATGCTGTACACGTTCCTGCTGATCATGCCGCTGATGCTGCTGTCCGGATTGCTCACCCCGGTCCGCAACATGCCGGCCTTCCTCCAGACCGCCACCTACATCAATCCGCTGCGGTTCGGCATCGACCTGGTCAGGCGCGTCTACCTGGAAGGCGCCGGGCTGCACGAAATCGGCTTCGACTTCCTCCCCATGCTGGCCATGGCCGCGGTGACCCTGCCGCTGGCTGCCTGGCTGTTCCGCAATCGCCTGTCCTGAGAAGGCCGCCATGTCCCGTTCGCTGTTGTTTTCCCGACCCGGCCGCCTGTTGCAGGTTGCCCCCTCGCTGCTCGCCCTGGCGCTGGCAGGCTGCGCCGTTGGCCCGGACTTCGTCCGGCCCACGCCCGATGCCCCCGGAGACTGGACCCAATGGCACGGCGGCGACGACAGCCTGCGTCCAACCGTCGAGGGCATCGTCACCAACGGCCCGTGGTGGAAGGCCTATGGCGACCCGGTGCTGGAGGTCCTGCAGCGCCGGGCACAGGCGAACAGCCCTGACCTGAAGACCGCTGCCCTGCACCTGGCCCAGGCGCGCGTACAGCGGCTCAGCACCAAAGCGCAGACGCTGCCCGAGGTCGATCTCAGCGCCGGTGTCACGCGCCAGCGCCAGAGCGAGAACGGTGCATCGACACGGCTGGTCCGAGCCATCGGCGGCGACCAGACCGATAGCCTGACCCAGGTGCTCAGTGAACCCTTCACGCTGTACCAGGCCGGCGTCGACGTGTCATGGGAGCCGGACCTGTGGGGCCGCATCCGCCGCTCGATCGAGGCCTCCGATGCCGATGTCCAGCAACAGGCCGCGCTGCTCGACCTGACCCGGCTGTCCATCTCTGACACCTTGGCCAGCGCCTACTTCGACCTGCGAACGACGCAACAGCGGATCGCCATCGCACGTGACGACATCAAGGCCCTGCAAGCACGCATGTCGCTGCTGGAAGCCCGCCTGCACGGCGGGGTGATCGACCATCTGGACACGTCGCGGCAACACACCGAGCTTGCCGCGCTGGAGGCAACCCTGCCCGCACTGCTGGCGCAGGAGAACAGCGATGCCAACCAGTTGGCGCTGCTCGTTGGCGAGCGGCCGGGCGCGCTGGCCGATGTCCTGCAGCCTGTCCAGGCGGATGCCGCACCGGCGTTGCCGGACCTCGCACTGGGCCTGCCTTCGGAACTCGCACGCCGGCGGCCGGATATCCGTGCAGCGGAAGCGGCCCTTCATTCGGCCACCGCCAACATCGGTATCGCCCGGGCCGATCTTTACCCCAGCGTCCGCCTTGGCGCCAAGTTCGGCTACGAGTCCTATCAATCCGGCGTGCTGACGGATTGGGGCAGCCGCACCTGGTCGGTGGGGCCGTCACTGGACCTGCCGATCTTCGACCACGGGCGGCGCGTGCGCGTGGTCCAGCTGCGCCAGCTGCAGCAGCAGGAAGCGGCCGTGGAGTACCAGAAGACCGTGTTGCAGGCGTGGAAAGAGATCGACGACGCATTGGCCAGCTACGCCTCCCTGCGCCAACGCGATGCCTTGTTGCGCGAGCGCGAAGCCAGCGCCAAGGACGCCTGGACACTGGTCAATGCCAAGTACGACGCCGGCGTGGTGGATTTCCTGTCGGTGATCGACAGCCAGCGCAGCTATCTGCAGGCGCGCAACGACCTTGCGCAGAATCGCGGACAGCTGCAGGCTGCCTTTGCCCACGTCAATCTGGCTGCTGGCAATCTGGGCGGCGAGGACGACGATCCGCACTGACGGCGGGGATGGCATCGGCGCCGGCCATGCACGGTGGCGGCGCGGACCACACCGACAAGCACGGGCTGCGCGCTGCTGGCGATCCGCGCCGCCGGGCCATGAAGCGGTTGCGGACGCAACCAGACAAGACCGGCGCACGCACGACCTTTAAACTACCGGTCCTGCAACTGCTGTGCGAACCGCCGTGAACCTGCTCAAGCGCCTGCGCATCGACAACTTCACCCTGATGCTGCTGGGCACCGTGCTGCTGGCCTCGCTGCTACCTGTGCGCGGCACCGCGGCGGTCTGGATGGACCACATCACCGACCTGGCCATTGCCGCGCTGTTCTTCCTGCACGGCGCACGCCTGTCGCGTGAAGCGGTGATGGCCGGCCTGCTGCACTGGCGCCTGCACCTGACCATCCTGGCCTGCACGTTCGTGCTGTTCCCCCTCGTGGGCCTGGTGCTGCATCCGCTCGCGAATCATGTGGTCACGCCGGGCCTGGCGCTGGGCCTGCTGTTCCTGTGTGCGCTGCCGTCCACGGTGCAGTCCTCGATCGCGTTCACCTCGATGGCCGGTGGCAACGTGCCGGCGGCCGTGGTGTCGGCATCGGCATCCAGCCTGCTGGGCGTGTTCCTGACCCCGGCGATCCTGGCGCTGATCGTCGGCAGCCAGGGCGCGATGGCCAACCCGGTCGACGCGATGGTCAAGATCCTGCTGCAGCTGCTGCTGCCGTTCGTGGCCGGCCATCTGCTGCGGCCGCTGATCGGCGGCTGGGTGGCGCGCCGTCGCGCGGTGCTGCGTTATACCGACCAGGGCACCATCCTGCTGGTGGTCTACACCGCGTTCAGTGC
Proteins encoded in this window:
- a CDS encoding efflux transporter outer membrane subunit — its product is MSRSLLFSRPGRLLQVAPSLLALALAGCAVGPDFVRPTPDAPGDWTQWHGGDDSLRPTVEGIVTNGPWWKAYGDPVLEVLQRRAQANSPDLKTAALHLAQARVQRLSTKAQTLPEVDLSAGVTRQRQSENGASTRLVRAIGGDQTDSLTQVLSEPFTLYQAGVDVSWEPDLWGRIRRSIEASDADVQQQAALLDLTRLSISDTLASAYFDLRTTQQRIAIARDDIKALQARMSLLEARLHGGVIDHLDTSRQHTELAALEATLPALLAQENSDANQLALLVGERPGALADVLQPVQADAAPALPDLALGLPSELARRRPDIRAAEAALHSATANIGIARADLYPSVRLGAKFGYESYQSGVLTDWGSRTWSVGPSLDLPIFDHGRRVRVVQLRQLQQQEAAVEYQKTVLQAWKEIDDALASYASLRQRDALLREREASAKDAWTLVNAKYDAGVVDFLSVIDSQRSYLQARNDLAQNRGQLQAAFAHVNLAAGNLGGEDDDPH
- a CDS encoding ABC transporter permease, producing MSASGFFNRLFALTRKETRQMLRDRSNLAVGLALPVALILLFGYGMSFDVTHAPLAVVLEDASPAARQAVSGLEGSRYLSPIQTRDTQEAERLLRAGEVDGIVRVPVDFSQRQADGQARVQLLLNGVDQSTASTIEGYVSGALGSVAQQQLDRAGKPATSAGGITIVQRMWFNEAGNSTWFLVPGLIALVMTLIGAFLTSLLIAREWERGTLESLFVTPVRPFELVLAKLAPYVVIGAIDLVMCLLASAFLFQVPMRGSLLLVALASLLYLVLSLLLGLFISGKTRSQFVASQVSLLLSFMPAMMLSGFVFDLRNTPMVVRVISQALPATHFMGLIKTLFLAGNDWPMVFEKCGILLLYVIVLAFATASTLRKRLD
- a CDS encoding bile acid:sodium symporter family protein, whose amino-acid sequence is MLLGTVLLASLLPVRGTAAVWMDHITDLAIAALFFLHGARLSREAVMAGLLHWRLHLTILACTFVLFPLVGLVLHPLANHVVTPGLALGLLFLCALPSTVQSSIAFTSMAGGNVPAAVVSASASSLLGVFLTPAILALIVGSQGAMANPVDAMVKILLQLLLPFVAGHLLRPLIGGWVARRRAVLRYTDQGTILLVVYTAFSAAVVEGLWHDTPLLALAGLLVLCLVLLGVAMVLITFIARRLGFKRADEIAIVFCGSKKSLATGVPMAKVMFASGSLGAIVLPLMLYHQIQLIVCAVVAQRYARQQGLSVEQPAD
- a CDS encoding ABC transporter permease, translated to MKDLIAYLARIGALCRKEILTLVKEPRTRAILFVPALMQALLFGYGATYDLKHAPYAALDLSHGSAASEILARLDGTGVFERKANLTSSSQIAEAIDSGQALMVLTFPSDFEQRLAAGQQAPIQLILDGRNSSTAGSASGYVGSIVNSYSQSLPGGGSGITVVRRAWYNPNLESRWQLMPALIAALSMLQTLLIAALSVAREREQGTFDQLLVTPLTPMQILIGKAVPSITVGLIQSTIILLIIRFWFQIPMNGSYGLLYLGLVTFTIAAVGLGLSISALAVNMQQAMLYTFLLIMPLMLLSGLLTPVRNMPAFLQTATYINPLRFGIDLVRRVYLEGAGLHEIGFDFLPMLAMAAVTLPLAAWLFRNRLS